The Eubacteriaceae bacterium Marseille-Q4139 genome has a window encoding:
- a CDS encoding type II toxin-antitoxin system MqsR family toxin, whose protein sequence is MPNENAYRDSRENVEAHLERLRCALNSEHYELDILPAKKGESYTDPYSTFYTMLELGFDTEDIRDILLNLTAEDYIENMMDSRKSGGEDFRVFGISIAGREIYIKEKLRASAHVFCISFHFAKYRLKERPYQ, encoded by the coding sequence ATGCCAAACGAGAATGCTTACAGGGATTCTCGGGAGAATGTGGAGGCGCATCTGGAACGTCTGAGATGTGCATTGAACAGTGAACATTACGAATTAGATATTCTCCCGGCTAAAAAAGGAGAATCTTATACGGATCCATATTCAACATTCTACACGATGCTGGAACTGGGATTCGACACAGAGGATATCAGGGATATCCTGCTGAACCTGACGGCAGAAGATTATATAGAAAATATGATGGACAGCCGAAAGAGCGGCGGTGAAGATTTCCGTGTATTTGGAATCAGCATTGCTGGACGTGAAATTTATATTAAGGAGAAATTAAGGGCGTCAGCTCATGTTTTCTGCATTTCGTTTCATTTTGCAAAGTACAGATTAAAGGAAAGACCATACCAATAA
- a CDS encoding ABC transporter ATP-binding protein, with product MAQITCQNLSLGYDGRILLSGLSFSVRAGDYCCIVGENGAGKTTLMKALLGLLSPAGGSITAGDGLKKEEIGYMPQQTSFQRDFPASVREIVLSGCQSRCGFRPYYGRAEKARAADAMEKMGIRHLAGRCYRELSGGQQQRVLLARALCAASRMLLLDEPVSGLDPRAAGDMYRLIDGLNKRDGLTVLMISHDIKTAVTYASHILHIGPSCFFGTMGEYLKHDAGKQMGGGIC from the coding sequence ATGGCGCAGATTACTTGTCAGAATCTTTCTCTCGGCTATGACGGCCGGATTCTTTTATCCGGCCTGAGCTTTTCCGTCCGCGCCGGCGATTACTGCTGCATTGTCGGCGAAAACGGGGCGGGAAAGACGACGCTCATGAAGGCGCTTCTCGGCCTGCTTTCTCCGGCCGGAGGCAGCATCACGGCCGGGGACGGCCTGAAAAAAGAAGAGATCGGCTATATGCCGCAGCAGACCTCTTTCCAGCGGGATTTTCCGGCATCGGTGAGGGAAATTGTCCTCTCCGGCTGCCAGAGCCGCTGCGGCTTCCGGCCGTATTATGGAAGGGCCGAAAAAGCGCGGGCCGCGGATGCCATGGAAAAGATGGGCATCCGCCATCTGGCCGGGCGCTGCTACCGGGAGCTTTCCGGCGGCCAGCAGCAGCGGGTTCTTCTGGCGAGAGCCCTCTGTGCGGCCAGCCGGATGCTGCTTTTGGATGAGCCGGTGTCCGGATTAGACCCCAGGGCGGCTGGAGACATGTACCGGCTGATTGACGGGCTCAACAAAAGGGACGGCCTTACGGTTCTTATGATTTCCCATGACATCAAGACGGCTGTCACGTATGCCAGCCATATCCTGCATATCGGGCCGTCCTGCTTTTTCGGAACCATGGGAGAATACCTGAAGCATGATGCGGGAAAGCAGATGGGAGGCGGCATATGTTAA
- a CDS encoding zinc ABC transporter substrate-binding protein — MKKFGFFLLGAALFAAALSGCKNSTGKNFMETSAAGTAKTADEEGKKLKIVATIFPEYDWAVEILGENMEHADLTLLLDDGVDLHSYQPTAEDLAKISGCDLFLYVGGESDAWAEAALKDPKNPDRKVINLLEVLGDSVKEEEIVEGMEDGHGHEDGEVHDLISDEEGPEYDEHVWLSLKNAQIFCTAIGDALAELDPDNAEAYQANRESYNNILDRLDQEYQQAVDDAAKKTLLFGDRFPFRYLADDYGLTYYAAFAGCSAETEASFETIAYLAGKADELELSHILTIEGSDGKLAETIAKNMNGGEKAVTVLTMDSMQSKTAKDISDGAMYYLIMEDNLEVLKEALN, encoded by the coding sequence ATGAAAAAATTTGGTTTCTTTTTATTGGGCGCAGCTCTTTTTGCCGCCGCCCTGTCCGGATGCAAAAACAGTACAGGAAAGAATTTTATGGAGACGTCTGCGGCTGGAACAGCAAAAACCGCAGATGAGGAGGGAAAAAAGCTTAAAATCGTAGCCACCATATTCCCGGAGTACGACTGGGCCGTGGAAATCCTGGGTGAAAATATGGAACATGCAGATCTGACGCTGCTTCTCGACGACGGTGTGGATCTCCACAGCTACCAGCCGACGGCAGAGGATCTTGCTAAGATTTCCGGCTGCGACCTGTTCCTTTATGTGGGCGGCGAATCGGACGCATGGGCTGAGGCGGCTCTGAAGGATCCGAAGAATCCGGACAGGAAGGTCATAAACCTGCTGGAAGTCCTGGGCGATTCCGTTAAAGAAGAGGAGATCGTGGAAGGCATGGAGGACGGCCACGGGCATGAGGACGGAGAAGTCCATGACCTTATCAGCGATGAAGAGGGGCCGGAGTACGACGAACATGTGTGGCTCTCTTTAAAAAATGCCCAGATATTCTGCACGGCCATCGGAGATGCGCTGGCAGAGCTGGATCCGGACAACGCCGAGGCCTACCAGGCGAACCGGGAGTCCTACAACAACATCCTGGACAGGCTGGATCAGGAGTATCAGCAGGCGGTGGACGATGCCGCGAAGAAAACGCTCCTGTTCGGCGACAGGTTCCCGTTCCGCTATCTGGCTGATGACTACGGGCTTACCTATTATGCGGCTTTCGCCGGCTGCTCTGCGGAAACCGAGGCCAGCTTCGAGACCATTGCCTATCTGGCGGGAAAAGCGGACGAGCTGGAGCTGAGCCACATCCTGACCATTGAGGGCTCGGACGGAAAGCTGGCAGAGACCATTGCGAAAAACATGAACGGCGGTGAGAAGGCCGTGACGGTTCTGACGATGGATTCCATGCAGTCCAAGACGGCAAAGGACATTTCCGACGGCGCCATGTATTATCTCATCATGGAGGACAATCTGGAAGTGTTAAAAGAGGCGTTAAATTAA
- a CDS encoding class I SAM-dependent methyltransferase — protein sequence MSSAKGYEWTFDTAVTAYEKFRPGYPKELYEAIFRYQPVTAASQVMEIGIGAGQATLPFLETGCRLTAVEFGQNFIRLCREKFAGFPRFSVSAGKFEELSFEPESYDLIVSATAFHWIPEETGYPKVFSLLKDGGAFARFANRPLADKGRPKLTEEIQALYAIYMGKTGSPEEFTEADAARLAKKALDYGFSDVQCGLFHRTRTFSAKEYTALLGTYSDHLAIEEKKRNEFFSEIEHAIDRHGGEITIYDTIDLQLARKGTPQ from the coding sequence ATATCATCTGCAAAAGGCTATGAATGGACCTTTGACACTGCCGTAACCGCATACGAGAAATTCCGTCCCGGATATCCGAAGGAGCTGTACGAAGCCATCTTCCGGTACCAGCCTGTCACCGCCGCCTCTCAGGTGATGGAAATCGGCATCGGCGCCGGGCAGGCCACGCTCCCGTTTCTGGAAACCGGGTGCAGACTTACAGCCGTCGAATTCGGACAGAATTTTATCCGGCTTTGCAGGGAAAAATTCGCAGGTTTTCCCCGATTTTCCGTGTCTGCCGGAAAGTTTGAAGAACTGTCCTTCGAGCCGGAATCTTATGATCTGATTGTTTCTGCCACAGCTTTCCACTGGATTCCCGAGGAAACCGGCTATCCGAAGGTCTTTTCCCTCTTAAAAGACGGCGGTGCCTTCGCCCGCTTTGCAAACCGCCCGCTGGCTGACAAGGGACGTCCAAAGCTCACGGAAGAAATCCAGGCGCTCTATGCCATCTACATGGGAAAGACAGGAAGTCCGGAGGAGTTTACGGAAGCCGACGCCGCCAGGCTGGCCAAAAAAGCCCTGGACTATGGCTTTTCTGACGTGCAGTGCGGGCTGTTTCACCGCACCAGGACATTCTCCGCCAAAGAATACACGGCCCTTCTCGGCACGTATTCCGACCACCTCGCCATTGAGGAAAAGAAGCGAAACGAATTTTTCTCAGAAATCGAACATGCCATTGACCGCCACGGCGGGGAGATTACCATATACGACACCATTGACCTCCAGCTTGCGAGGAAGGGGACGCCACAGTAA
- a CDS encoding DUF4065 domain-containing protein, with protein sequence MPGKELKRISYFCPFCGETHEIAVVRYMAETIIKGEKIEFQNTVYYCEKEESEFTPSKLLDENLFRARETYKKKKGLLTSEEIKEIREFYGLTQKEYARLLGLGDVTVQRYETKLIQDDTYDKMMRMTGENPSFCLDLLEKNKPSFKPERYEEIKRIMIEKVKQFSEAYFIRETIRAKYVEFDSPSSKNGYCRLNLKKLEAVMVYLATYIKPLYKVKLMKLLWYLDAEYYKRYQKAMTGLVYRHLAFGAAPIAGNELMKLSGIRVSEKEIGDSTAYQILPNREAGLGEFTFEELEVLQKVVKKFGDYKTKDIVDYMHEESAYQNTEDNQIIEFSAENRIRDF encoded by the coding sequence ATGCCAGGAAAGGAGTTAAAAAGAATCTCATATTTCTGCCCATTTTGCGGCGAGACACATGAAATTGCAGTTGTGCGGTATATGGCAGAGACAATAATCAAAGGAGAAAAAATAGAGTTTCAGAATACGGTTTATTATTGCGAAAAAGAAGAAAGTGAATTTACTCCGTCGAAGTTATTAGATGAAAATTTATTCCGTGCACGCGAAACGTACAAAAAGAAGAAAGGACTTTTGACCTCAGAGGAGATCAAAGAAATTCGAGAGTTTTATGGACTGACGCAGAAAGAATATGCAAGACTTCTTGGCCTCGGTGATGTTACGGTTCAGCGATATGAGACAAAGTTAATCCAGGATGATACATATGATAAGATGATGCGGATGACGGGAGAAAACCCCAGTTTCTGTCTTGATTTGCTTGAAAAAAATAAGCCGTCATTTAAGCCGGAGCGGTATGAAGAGATCAAGCGGATCATGATTGAAAAGGTAAAGCAATTCAGCGAAGCCTATTTTATCAGAGAAACCATCCGTGCGAAATATGTGGAATTTGATTCGCCGAGCAGCAAAAATGGGTATTGCCGTTTGAATCTTAAGAAGCTGGAGGCCGTTATGGTTTACCTGGCGACCTACATCAAGCCTCTTTACAAGGTAAAGCTCATGAAACTGCTCTGGTATCTCGATGCGGAATATTATAAGAGATATCAAAAAGCGATGACCGGACTTGTGTATCGGCATCTTGCGTTTGGAGCGGCTCCGATTGCCGGAAATGAGCTCATGAAGCTTTCGGGAATCCGGGTGTCTGAAAAGGAGATCGGGGACAGCACGGCATATCAGATTCTGCCAAATCGTGAAGCAGGCCTTGGGGAGTTTACTTTTGAAGAGTTGGAGGTTTTGCAGAAGGTTGTAAAAAAATTTGGAGATTATAAGACAAAGGATATTGTAGATTATATGCATGAAGAATCGGCATATCAAAATACGGAAGATAACCAGATCATAGAATTTTCCGCGGAAAACAGAATCCGAGATTTTTAG
- a CDS encoding nucleoside recognition protein, giving the protein MLNYLWAGMMAAGIFWAALHGNMDAVTNGALESTKEAVSLCITMLGIMSFWCGILKIGENAGLIGQLTRNMRPVIRFLFPNLPADHPAAKHISTNMIANMLGLGWAATPAGLRAMEELENLEKERREDEKNRPGIKRAAQPAGTASNEMCTFLIVNISSLQLIPINMIAYRSQYGSMNPAAIVGPALLATTVSTLAGIVFCKIMDRRR; this is encoded by the coding sequence TTGTTAAATTATCTGTGGGCCGGCATGATGGCGGCCGGAATTTTCTGGGCGGCGCTCCACGGGAACATGGACGCGGTCACGAACGGAGCGCTGGAGTCCACGAAGGAGGCTGTCTCCCTGTGCATTACGATGCTGGGGATCATGTCCTTCTGGTGCGGAATTTTAAAAATCGGGGAAAATGCGGGGCTGATCGGCCAGCTTACGAGAAACATGCGGCCAGTCATCCGCTTCCTGTTTCCGAATCTCCCGGCGGATCACCCCGCCGCAAAACATATTTCCACCAACATGATTGCGAACATGCTGGGACTCGGCTGGGCGGCGACTCCGGCCGGCCTGCGGGCCATGGAGGAGCTGGAAAACCTGGAGAAGGAACGGCGGGAAGACGAAAAAAACCGCCCGGGCATCAAACGGGCGGCGCAGCCGGCCGGCACGGCAAGCAACGAGATGTGTACGTTCCTGATTGTCAACATCTCTTCCCTTCAGCTCATTCCCATCAACATGATCGCCTACCGCAGCCAGTACGGCAGCATGAACCCGGCGGCCATCGTGGGGCCGGCGCTCCTGGCGACGACGGTCAGCACGCTGGCGGGGATTGTGTTCTGCAAGATCATGGACAGACGCCGGTGA